TTCAAAATTGGCCAGGGTCGCCGGTCATGCCAGACCGAACAGTGATTTTGCGTTGTTCACGAGCGCTTCCGTCACCGCTTCGAACGGTTCCAGGCGATGATCGGCGATTTTGCGCACCGTGTGGACGACGAACGCCGGTTCGTTGCGTTTGCCGCGTTTGGGTACGGGCGCCAGGTAGGGGGCGTCGGTTTCGGAGAGCAAATCGCCGAGGCTGACCGATGCCACAACTTCCGGCAGCGGCGACTTCTTGTAGGTGATGGTGCCGGGAATCGAAATCTTCAGGCCGAGCGAAATGCAGCGGCGGGCCATGTCGAGGTCGCCGGAGAAGCAGTGCATCGCGCCGCGCAGGGCCGAGGAGCGCTCTTCCGAGAGGATGCGGAGCATGTCCGGCCAGGCGTCGCGGCAGTGGATCACCACCGGCAGGTCGAGCGAGACCGCCATGCGCAGCATCTCGCGGAACGCCGCCTCCTGACTGGCCGGGTCGTGGTCGGGCCAGTGGTAGTCGAGGCCGATCTCGCCAATGCCGACCACCTTTGCCGAGCGCGCCTGCGTCGCCAGTTCGTCGAACAGCTCCGGCGCGAGCGGCGCGTTCGTTTCGTGAGGGTGCAGGCCGACGTTCGAGTAGATAAAATCGTGCTGGCTTGCGAGCGCGATGGAGCGCCGGTTCGTCTCCAGGCCGGTGCCGGGGTCGATCAGGTAGCGCACGCCCGCCGCGCGGAGATCGCCGATCACCCGGTCGCGGTCAAGGTCGAACTCGGGGAACGAGAGATGGCAGTGTATGTCGGTGAAAACCGGCGAACTGTCGCTCATGGCTTGCCGAAAATCCTGTCGTGAAACAGCACGATCATGCACGCGCCGATGGTGATGCAGGAGTCGGCGACGTTGAAAATCGGCCAGAGATCAAGCGGGATGCCAAAGAGCGCGCCGTGATAGAGATCGAAATAGATGAAGTCCACCACGTGGCCGAGCATGACGCGGTCGATCAGGTTTCCCACGCCGCCGCCGAGGATCAGCGCGAAGGCCGTGATGAAGAGTGGAGAGCGGTTGTTCGATCTCCAGACATACCAGACGACGCCTGCCGAAATGGCGAGAGTCAGCAGCAGCAGCCCTGCCGGAGGGAGAAACCTGACGCCGAAGGCGATGCCGAGGTTTTCCGCGTAGGTCAGCTTGAGCCAGTCAGGAATGATGACGATGGATTGTCCGCCGTCGCGCAGGCAGTGGATGGCGAGAAGCTTGGTCGCCCGGTCAAGCAGGGCTGCCAGCACCGCGATCAGAAAAAAGAGAGCCATGAAACAGTGTCTTTGTCTGAAGGTCAATGAAGTTCAGCGGAATGTAACACCATTCAGGCCGCGTTCAAACCGCCGCATCAGGCTCCGCACTTTTCGATTTCCGCCAGCACGGTTTTTCTGACCAGATCGACGGGCAGCTCTTGGCCAGTCCAGATCGAGAAGGCGCGGGCGGCCTGGGCGATGAGCATCTCGATGCCATGAACGATGGTCGCCCCAGCCGCGCGAGCTTCGGCGAGCAGTGGCGTTTCGAGCGGATTGTAGACCATGTCGTAAACAATCTGGCCGTCGTGCAGGAGTCCGTGTCCGGTCGGCAGGATGCTGTGGCCGTGCTCGGTTCTTCCGGCGGTGCCGACCGGCGTGGCGTTGACCAGCAGGCGGCAATCGCGGATGCTCTTGCTGCACGAAGGCTGGTCGATCTCTCTTCCTGAACAGATGGTGACAATATCGCGGTACTTATACTCTTCGAGCATATCCTCGGCCTTCTGTCTGTCTCTCACCTCGAGTAGTATCGACGATGGGCTGAAGTGGCGTCTGAAGGCTTCGACCGCGGCCAGCGCGGCTCCTCCATTGCCGAAGATGCAGACCGGGCGGTTCCGGATCGACTCGGCCATCGGAAGCAGCGGGGCGGCGAATCCGTCGATGTCGGTGTTGTAGCCGACGAGGCGTCCGTTGTCGTTGACGATGGCGTTGACCGCGCCGATGGAGAGCGCTTCAGGCGAGAGCTCGTCAAGGAACGGCACGACGGTTTTCTTGTACGGAATGGTGACGCTGAATCCCGCAATGCCGAGCGCGCGGCTTCCCCTCAGCGCATCGCCGATCATTTCTGGCGAGGCGATGTTGAAGATTGTGAAGAGGCCGGGCAGCTTGAGCGCCTCGAAGGCAGTGTTGTGGATCAGGGGCGACCAGGAGTAATCGACATGCCTGCCGATAAGCCCGAAAATCTTTTTGGACTGAGAGTTTGACACGATGTTCGTTTCGCTTGTAAGTTCAGGAGATTCCGAGCAGTCTGCGCACCGCATCCTGCTGATACAGTTCGGGGAAGGCGCTCTGGAAAAGCTGCTTTTTATCGGGATCGATCTTGAATGCCTTGCTGAGCGCCTTGAGGGTGCTCTGGTTGTCGCCCATCGCGAAATAGGTCGCGGCTATCTCGAAGTGCGCCTCCGCAGAGAGCGGCTGAAGCGAGATCGACTCTTCGAGTGCGTGGATCGATTCGTCCATCTCTCCCGCCTCGCGCAGCACCATGGCGTAGTCGAGCCAGATTTGCGGGCTGTCCGGCTCCAGGGGAATGATCGTTTCGTAGGTTCCGATCGACTGGTCGAGCCGTCCGAGATTGTACTCGATCTCCGCCTTGAGCAAGAGGAATTCGATGCATTCAGGCATCTCCGTGAGAGCATGGCCGATGGCTTCGAGCGAGGCTTCGTAGTTCTCGAGCGCCTCGAAGCAGCAGGCGAGCGCGAACCATGCGTCGGCGAACTCCGGGTTCAGCTCGATGCAGCGTTCGTAACAGGTTATCGCCTCTGCATACTTTTCGATCTCTTCCTGTGCTATGCCCAGGTTGTAGAGCGCGTTGATGTCGTCCGGCTCGATTTCGAGTGTCTTCGTGTAGCTTTCGGCGGCCTCCTCGATTCTTCCGGTGATCGCCAGCACGTTGGCGCGGTTGTACCACGCCGAGCTGAAATCCTCGGAGATGGCCAGCGCCATGTCGTACGCTTCGAGCGCCTCTGAATAGCGTTTGAGCTTGCTCAGGACAAGTCCCTTGTTATACCAGGCGTTGATATTGTAAGGATCGAGATCGATGGCCTTGTCGTAAGCGATGAGACTTTCGACGAGTTTGCCGAGAATGTCCTGGCTGTAGGCCAGTTCGTACCAGGCTTCTCCGAACTCCTGATCGAGCTTCAGCGTCTGCTCGAAATTCTTCTCGGCCTCCTCGAAGCGTTCGAGGCGTTGCAGGATGAGTCCCCGGTAGAACGAGGTATCGCGTTCCGTCGTGGAATCGGTCACGACGCCGCCGATCTCTTCGAGCGCTTCTTCGAGACGTCCG
This genomic window from Chlorobaculum limnaeum contains:
- the lspA gene encoding signal peptidase II; its protein translation is MALFFLIAVLAALLDRATKLLAIHCLRDGGQSIVIIPDWLKLTYAENLGIAFGVRFLPPAGLLLLTLAISAGVVWYVWRSNNRSPLFITAFALILGGGVGNLIDRVMLGHVVDFIYFDLYHGALFGIPLDLWPIFNVADSCITIGACMIVLFHDRIFGKP
- a CDS encoding tetratricopeptide repeat protein; translated protein: MSLLDFFDDYQNHSAGFFPDKPEGTTDPDSIHDPEELLDLIIQLNEDGLHEKSLVAARRLEELAPYNAETWFHLGNSLTLNGLFEEALEAFQRAVLLSPADSEMTLNLALAYFNTGRLEEALEEIGGVVTDSTTERDTSFYRGLILQRLERFEEAEKNFEQTLKLDQEFGEAWYELAYSQDILGKLVESLIAYDKAIDLDPYNINAWYNKGLVLSKLKRYSEALEAYDMALAISEDFSSAWYNRANVLAITGRIEEAAESYTKTLEIEPDDINALYNLGIAQEEIEKYAEAITCYERCIELNPEFADAWFALACCFEALENYEASLEAIGHALTEMPECIEFLLLKAEIEYNLGRLDQSIGTYETIIPLEPDSPQIWLDYAMVLREAGEMDESIHALEESISLQPLSAEAHFEIAATYFAMGDNQSTLKALSKAFKIDPDKKQLFQSAFPELYQQDAVRRLLGIS
- the aroE gene encoding shikimate dehydrogenase yields the protein MSNSQSKKIFGLIGRHVDYSWSPLIHNTAFEALKLPGLFTIFNIASPEMIGDALRGSRALGIAGFSVTIPYKKTVVPFLDELSPEALSIGAVNAIVNDNGRLVGYNTDIDGFAAPLLPMAESIRNRPVCIFGNGGAALAAVEAFRRHFSPSSILLEVRDRQKAEDMLEEYKYRDIVTICSGREIDQPSCSKSIRDCRLLVNATPVGTAGRTEHGHSILPTGHGLLHDGQIVYDMVYNPLETPLLAEARAAGATIVHGIEMLIAQAARAFSIWTGQELPVDLVRKTVLAEIEKCGA
- a CDS encoding TatD family hydrolase; this translates as MSDSSPVFTDIHCHLSFPEFDLDRDRVIGDLRAAGVRYLIDPGTGLETNRRSIALASQHDFIYSNVGLHPHETNAPLAPELFDELATQARSAKVVGIGEIGLDYHWPDHDPASQEAAFREMLRMAVSLDLPVVIHCRDAWPDMLRILSEERSSALRGAMHCFSGDLDMARRCISLGLKISIPGTITYKKSPLPEVVASVSLGDLLSETDAPYLAPVPKRGKRNEPAFVVHTVRKIADHRLEPFEAVTEALVNNAKSLFGLA